A region from the Kribbella shirazensis genome encodes:
- a CDS encoding ABC transporter permease has product MGLAVYIGKRAVRLVLSMIAVSILTFTLLQLAPGNFADLQRVNSGATNFGGVGTESMVGELESRYGADVPVWKQYLIFMKGAVVWDFGPSYKYASRNVQDIIAEAFPVSATLAVLAVVLALLIAVPIGVFAALRQNTKTDHATMFVVTLGHALPSYLTAAFMILLFSATLKLLPSGGWNGPKDLVLPVLALSLGPAAVLARYVRSSMLETLREEYVTAALAKGGPHRTVIIRHALRNSLIPLVTVAGPLLAALMTGTVFVEALLRIPGLGLYFANAAASRDMPLLMGTALFFALILMLTNLVVDLIYGLLDPRIRTVGGGSHDGH; this is encoded by the coding sequence GTGGGGCTCGCGGTCTACATCGGCAAGCGGGCGGTGCGGCTGGTCCTGTCGATGATCGCGGTCTCGATCCTGACGTTCACCCTGCTGCAGCTCGCGCCGGGCAACTTCGCCGACCTGCAGCGGGTGAACAGCGGCGCGACGAACTTCGGTGGCGTCGGCACGGAGTCGATGGTCGGCGAGCTCGAGTCGCGGTACGGCGCCGACGTGCCGGTCTGGAAGCAGTACCTGATCTTCATGAAAGGCGCGGTGGTCTGGGACTTCGGGCCGTCGTACAAGTACGCCAGCCGCAACGTGCAGGACATCATCGCCGAGGCGTTCCCGGTGTCGGCCACGCTGGCGGTGCTGGCGGTCGTGCTCGCGTTGCTGATCGCCGTACCGATCGGGGTGTTCGCGGCGTTGCGGCAGAACACCAAGACGGACCACGCGACGATGTTCGTCGTCACGCTCGGCCATGCGTTGCCCAGCTACCTGACGGCGGCGTTCATGATCCTGCTGTTCTCCGCGACGTTGAAGTTGCTGCCCTCCGGTGGCTGGAACGGCCCGAAGGACCTTGTCCTGCCGGTGCTCGCGCTCAGTCTCGGACCGGCCGCTGTGCTGGCGCGGTACGTGCGGTCGAGCATGCTGGAGACGCTCCGCGAGGAGTACGTCACCGCGGCGCTGGCGAAGGGCGGTCCGCACCGGACCGTCATCATCCGGCACGCGCTGCGCAACTCGCTCATCCCGCTCGTCACTGTGGCCGGCCCGCTGCTCGCGGCGCTGATGACCGGCACCGTGTTCGTCGAGGCACTGCTGCGGATCCCCGGACTCGGGCTGTACTTCGCGAACGCGGCGGCCAGCCGCGACATGCCGCTGCTGATGGGTACTGCGTTGTTCTTCGCGCTGATCCTGATGCTGACCAACCTGGTCGTGGACCTGATCTACGGACTCCTCGACCCTCGAATCCGCACCGTGGGAGGTGGTTCCCATGACGGCCACTGA
- a CDS encoding peptide ABC transporter substrate-binding protein: MANRASSVPPVGQTRRDFLRLSGLTLAALGGSWSLTGCGLFGDDSEAADGKATLKIDYVPVEVLDPQVITNGMWILSRGISEGLVVQNEKGDGVQPAVASEWKVSDDHLTYTFTLRDNAQWSDGKPVVAQDFERTYKRLFTPAATSAGGTTLGANSYQSSTGIKGAKEFLAGVLTDWSQVGVKATGEHELVLTLANPNPDFLLALTHPAMLPLPMDLVEGKPKEWQNPPNYVSNGPYTVTEWVANSRLILVPNEKYWDRDKVKLGRIQVNLVEPSAAATATVAYENGETDLVQLSGPDVLRFQKDASLSKELQQTENYSILYLAKLRSQHKAMEDVRVRKALSLALDRKTLAGVQPGQQPGVSLVTSRTAGWDESIAIKEDVAEAKRLLAEAGYPNGQGLPPVRILVGVPDTTLADAMVDSWTKQLGIKASVDHVEAGVYTERRWQVQKGNYIGWYYGTFAGLPTWPTMVGSLWSPKNVQEISLPSDQWQQYQSVQEDKKLKPAEKTAQLDAILVQHASKPAKDIAALADQAAAEPDDAKRMDLYKQAAKLREEQYLYLPVLWLSLFHAVKPKVQGLQLRAYPDYFYLKSLSVGS, translated from the coding sequence ATGGCCAACCGCGCGAGCTCGGTTCCCCCTGTCGGCCAGACCCGGCGTGACTTCCTGCGACTGTCCGGCCTGACTCTGGCCGCGCTCGGCGGCAGCTGGTCCCTGACCGGTTGCGGCCTGTTCGGCGACGACAGCGAGGCGGCCGACGGCAAAGCGACGTTGAAGATCGACTACGTGCCGGTCGAGGTCCTCGACCCACAGGTGATCACGAACGGCATGTGGATCCTCAGTCGGGGCATCTCCGAGGGCCTGGTCGTCCAGAACGAGAAGGGCGACGGCGTGCAGCCGGCCGTCGCGTCCGAGTGGAAGGTCTCCGACGACCACCTCACCTACACCTTCACCCTGCGGGACAACGCCCAGTGGTCCGACGGCAAGCCGGTGGTCGCCCAGGACTTCGAGCGGACCTACAAGCGGCTGTTCACCCCGGCCGCGACCTCGGCCGGGGGGACGACCCTCGGTGCGAACAGTTACCAGTCGTCCACCGGGATCAAGGGCGCCAAGGAGTTCCTGGCCGGCGTGCTGACCGACTGGTCACAGGTCGGCGTGAAGGCGACCGGCGAGCACGAGCTCGTCCTCACCCTGGCCAACCCCAACCCGGACTTCCTGCTCGCCCTCACCCATCCGGCGATGCTGCCGCTGCCGATGGACCTGGTCGAGGGCAAGCCGAAGGAATGGCAGAACCCGCCGAACTACGTGTCCAATGGGCCGTACACGGTGACCGAGTGGGTGGCGAACTCGCGGCTGATCCTGGTGCCCAACGAGAAGTACTGGGACCGCGACAAGGTGAAGCTCGGCCGGATCCAGGTCAACCTGGTCGAGCCGAGCGCTGCGGCGACCGCGACCGTGGCGTACGAGAACGGCGAGACGGATCTGGTGCAGCTCAGCGGTCCCGACGTACTGCGCTTCCAGAAGGACGCGTCGCTGTCGAAGGAACTGCAGCAGACCGAGAACTACAGCATCCTCTACCTGGCGAAGCTGCGCAGTCAGCACAAGGCGATGGAGGACGTCCGCGTCCGCAAGGCGTTGTCGCTGGCGCTCGACCGCAAGACGCTGGCCGGCGTACAGCCCGGTCAGCAGCCCGGCGTCTCGCTGGTGACCAGCCGGACCGCGGGCTGGGACGAGAGCATCGCGATCAAGGAGGATGTCGCCGAGGCGAAGCGGTTGCTCGCCGAGGCCGGCTACCCGAACGGCCAGGGCCTGCCGCCGGTGCGGATCCTGGTCGGCGTACCGGACACCACGCTCGCCGACGCGATGGTGGACAGCTGGACCAAGCAGCTTGGCATCAAGGCGAGCGTCGACCACGTCGAGGCCGGTGTGTACACCGAGCGGCGCTGGCAGGTCCAGAAGGGCAACTACATCGGCTGGTACTACGGCACGTTCGCCGGGCTGCCGACCTGGCCGACGATGGTCGGTTCGCTCTGGTCGCCGAAGAACGTGCAGGAGATCAGCCTGCCGAGCGACCAATGGCAGCAGTACCAGTCCGTGCAGGAGGACAAGAAGCTCAAGCCGGCGGAGAAGACCGCGCAGCTCGACGCGATCCTCGTCCAGCACGCCTCGAAGCCCGCGAAGGACATCGCCGCGCTGGCCGACCAGGCCGCCGCCGAGCCGGACGACGCGAAGCGGATGGACCTCTACAAGCAGGCCGCCAAGCTGCGCGAGGAGCAGTACCTGTACCTGCCGGTGCTCTGGCTGAGCCTGTTCCACGCGGTCAAGCCGAAGGTGCAGGGCCTGCAGTTGCGGGCGTATCCGGACTACTTCTACCTCAAGTCGCTGAGCGTAGGGAGCTGA
- the aceB gene encoding malate synthase A yields the protein MAVDVTGPMGERYDEILTEQALGLIETLHRTYDERRRELLERRKERVAAIADGASLGFLPETKGVRDDPEWRVAPAAPGLVDRRVEITGPTDRKMTINALNSGAKVWLADQEDANTPTWENVVGGQLNLLDAITRKIDFSTDTKSYALKPDEELATIVVRPRGWHLPEKHILVDGTPTSGALVDFALYFAACGQLQLDRGQGPYFYLPKMESHLEARLWNDVFVTAQEALGIPRGTIRATVLIETYPAAFEMEEILYELREHSAGLNAGRWDYMFSVIKTHRTRGTAFQLPDRNSVTMTVPFMRAYTELLVRTCHKRGAHAIGGMAAFIPSKDPAVNEQAFAKVEADKTREAGDGFDGSWVAHPGMVETCRKVFDSVLGERPNQVDKLREDVAVTAEQLLDVAATPGEVTEAGLRNNVSVAVQYLAAWLDGTGAVGIFNLMEDAATAEISRSQIWQWRRNQVTLDTGESVTTELVERIAEEEIAKLGTPERYDAARALFLEVALADEYVDFLTLPAYVRFS from the coding sequence GTGGCAGTCGACGTCACCGGCCCGATGGGCGAGCGGTACGACGAGATCCTCACCGAGCAGGCGCTCGGACTGATCGAGACGCTGCATCGCACGTACGACGAGCGGCGGCGTGAGCTGCTCGAGCGGCGCAAGGAGCGGGTCGCCGCGATCGCGGACGGGGCGTCGCTGGGGTTCCTGCCGGAGACGAAGGGCGTCCGGGACGACCCGGAGTGGCGGGTCGCCCCCGCCGCGCCGGGCCTCGTCGACCGCCGGGTGGAGATCACCGGGCCGACGGACCGGAAGATGACGATCAACGCGCTGAACTCCGGCGCCAAGGTCTGGCTCGCCGACCAGGAGGACGCGAACACGCCGACCTGGGAGAACGTCGTCGGCGGCCAGCTCAACCTGCTGGACGCGATCACCCGGAAGATCGACTTCAGCACCGACACGAAGAGCTACGCGCTGAAGCCGGACGAGGAGCTCGCGACGATCGTCGTACGGCCGCGGGGCTGGCACCTGCCGGAGAAGCACATCCTGGTGGACGGTACGCCGACGTCCGGAGCGTTGGTGGACTTCGCGCTGTACTTCGCGGCGTGCGGGCAACTGCAGCTCGACCGCGGGCAGGGGCCGTACTTCTACCTGCCGAAGATGGAGTCGCACCTCGAGGCGCGGCTGTGGAACGACGTGTTCGTGACCGCGCAGGAGGCCCTCGGCATCCCGCGCGGCACGATCCGGGCCACGGTGCTCATCGAGACCTACCCCGCGGCGTTCGAGATGGAGGAGATCCTCTACGAGCTGCGCGAGCACTCGGCCGGGCTGAACGCGGGCCGCTGGGACTACATGTTCAGCGTGATCAAGACGCATCGCACCCGCGGTACGGCGTTCCAGCTGCCCGACCGGAACAGCGTGACGATGACGGTCCCGTTCATGCGGGCGTACACCGAGCTGCTGGTGCGGACCTGCCACAAGCGCGGCGCGCACGCGATCGGCGGGATGGCGGCGTTCATCCCGAGCAAGGACCCGGCGGTGAACGAGCAGGCGTTCGCGAAGGTCGAGGCCGACAAGACCCGCGAGGCCGGCGACGGCTTCGACGGCTCGTGGGTCGCGCACCCGGGGATGGTGGAGACCTGCCGCAAGGTCTTCGACTCGGTCCTCGGCGAGCGGCCGAACCAGGTCGACAAGCTCCGCGAGGACGTCGCGGTGACCGCCGAGCAGCTGCTGGACGTCGCCGCCACGCCCGGTGAGGTGACGGAGGCGGGCCTGCGCAACAACGTCAGCGTCGCCGTCCAGTACCTGGCCGCCTGGCTGGACGGGACCGGCGCGGTCGGCATCTTCAACCTGATGGAGGATGCCGCGACCGCCGAGATCTCCCGCTCCCAGATCTGGCAGTGGCGCCGGAACCAGGTCACCCTCGACACCGGAGAGAGCGTGACCACCGAGCTCGTCGAACGCATCGCCGAGGAGGAGATCGCCAAGCTGGGCACGCCGGAGCGTTACGACGCGGCCCGCGCGCTCTTCCTGGAGGTGGCGCTGGCCGACGAGTACGTCGACTTCCTGACGCTGCCGGCCTACGTTCGCTTCAGCTGA